The Salegentibacter sp. Hel_I_6 region GGTTGCAGGATTAAAAGTTGAATTAGTAAATAATTTATACCTATCGGTCAACATTCAACTTAAACGAAGATTATTCCAAACTACCCCCGATAATTTCGATAACCTGGCCACTCCCGGATTTAACCGTACCTACGACGATAATGCTATTGGTGTGGGATATGGATACACCATTAGTTACCTAATCCCTTTTTATAAGAAATAGGAAAGTAGTTTTCCCGCAATTTGAAATTTTTTCGGATCTAAAACTGCGGGAATAAAAATCAAAATTTTAATCCTGGAACTTCGCCTTTTTAGATCCCTGGTAGATCTGGTATTTTAATAATTTAGATTCCAGGGCACCGTTGTAAAGTTTTATTTTTCGGGAAGGTCTTAAGCCTACGTGTTTTATTGCTTCAAGGTTAGAAGTTATAAACCAGGCATCAGTCCCCGGGTAAGATTGTTTCAGTGTATCTCCTATCTCTTTATAGAATTTCGGCATATCTATTTCTAATCGCTCGCCATAAGGCGGATTAAATAACATATGTAAATGACGTTCTTCTTCTTTTTCCGAAGCGAAGAAATCCTGTCTTTCCACTTTAATAAATTCAGAAAGATTAGCATTTTCAATATTATCTATGGCTTTATGCACTGCAGATGGTGAGGTGTCGTAACCTTTGATCTTAAAATGAAATTCCCGCATTTTTTTCAGTACAGAGGATTCTATCTTTTCAAATAAATCTTCATCCCAATCTTTCCAACGTTCAAATGCGAATTCCTTTCTATTTAAATTCGGCGGAATATTACAGGCAATCATTGCGGCTTCAATTAAAATAGTACCACTACCGCACATAGGATCCATAAAGTCACACTGCCCGTCCCAGCCGGAAAGCAATAACATTCCCGCTGCCAAAACTTCGTTTATAGGCGCAATATTAGTAGCGCTTTTGTAGCCTCGTTTATGTAATGACTGTCCCGAAGAATCAAAAGATACATTACAGAAATTCTTTTCTATATGAATATTAATTCTCAATGTAGGAAAATCGAGATCTACGTTCGGTCTCTTATCAAATTTATCCCGAAAACGGTCCACAATCGCGTCCTTGGTTTTAAGGGAAATATATTGGGAATGCGTGAATGTTTCAGAATGCACCGTGGCATCAATAGCCAGGGTATCGTCCACACTCATAAAATTCTCCCAGGGCAAATTGTAGATTTGTTTGTAAAGATCTTCTTCAGAAAATATTTTAAAACTTTGGTACGGTTTCAGGATCTTAATGGCAGTTCTCAAGCAAAGATTGGCTTTATACATAAAACCGGTATCGCCCACAAAACTTACATTTCTGGTTCCTTCTTTTACATCCATAGCGCCAAGTGCCATTAATTCTTTAGCCAAAATTGGCTCAAAACCATACATGGTCTTGGCAATCATTTTAAAATTATTTTCCATATCGGTTTTTTACAGTCCACAAAAATAGGGTAATTTTGCTGAATAACGATATTGCCGGCCGTGGATGCTGAAATTATCCTGATGCTTTTACGACTTAGTTTTTTTATAACTAATGAATTTAAAATTTCTATAAAAAATACTTTTAATTTAATACCAAAATACATCGGAAAAAGCCCTGAGGTTTTAACCGGGAAGTACTAATTATTCGACCTTAATTAATGATCTATATTTTACCCCTCCTTTCTGTATTTGCCGGATATCTTATCGCTATTTTCTTAAAACCCTCCTCCTCTACCGGTTTTAAATTATTATTAAGTTTTAGTGGCGCCTACCTGCTGGCAGTAACAATATTTGAATTATTACCTGAAGTTTATCTAAACGGCACCAACGAGGTAGGTATTTTTATTATGCTGGGATTATTGCTACAAATTATGCTTGAATTTGTTTCAAAAGGAGTTGAGCATGGACACTTGCACCAGCAGGAGGGAATGAAAAAGTT contains the following coding sequences:
- a CDS encoding class I SAM-dependent RNA methyltransferase, producing MENNFKMIAKTMYGFEPILAKELMALGAMDVKEGTRNVSFVGDTGFMYKANLCLRTAIKILKPYQSFKIFSEEDLYKQIYNLPWENFMSVDDTLAIDATVHSETFTHSQYISLKTKDAIVDRFRDKFDKRPNVDLDFPTLRINIHIEKNFCNVSFDSSGQSLHKRGYKSATNIAPINEVLAAGMLLLSGWDGQCDFMDPMCGSGTILIEAAMIACNIPPNLNRKEFAFERWKDWDEDLFEKIESSVLKKMREFHFKIKGYDTSPSAVHKAIDNIENANLSEFIKVERQDFFASEKEEERHLHMLFNPPYGERLEIDMPKFYKEIGDTLKQSYPGTDAWFITSNLEAIKHVGLRPSRKIKLYNGALESKLLKYQIYQGSKKAKFQD